A genomic region of Tsukamurella pulmonis contains the following coding sequences:
- a CDS encoding MFS transporter, whose product MTTTATRTATAAPGLLRLMALATGLSVAGNYLAHPILGLLQERLGMSETAAGMLVTAAQAGYAVGLLLLVPMADAVRRRPLALTLLLITAAALVAAGAAPSGGVLLVAATIAAITSVGAQVIVPYAAELAGPEHQARAVGIVMSGLVLGTVVSRFLSGVLSDLAGWRAPYLVLAALLVAITAALARALPRHDPGRPGLTPSGYRELLASMAGLVRELPVLRLRSVLIGLALGSFMVQGAAVTFLLAGPRFGWTPTAIGAIGLLGAVGALSGPTIGKFVDRGHGAVLTAGGLGLQSAAWLLMIPAGGAIGLPALIIGLALMGIGQQAALNSSQAVVFSLRPQARGRINAVFMGTFFLGGTLGSAATAALWPLAGWTGACLLGAGLAAAALVLYLLFRGVERAPSA is encoded by the coding sequence ATGACCACCACAGCGACGCGCACCGCGACGGCCGCGCCCGGCCTGCTCCGCCTGATGGCCCTGGCGACGGGCCTGTCCGTCGCGGGCAACTACCTGGCGCACCCGATCCTGGGGCTGCTGCAGGAGCGGCTGGGCATGTCCGAGACCGCGGCCGGGATGCTGGTCACCGCGGCGCAGGCGGGCTACGCCGTCGGCCTGCTCCTGCTGGTGCCGATGGCCGACGCCGTGCGCCGACGCCCGCTCGCGCTGACGCTGCTGCTGATCACGGCGGCGGCGCTGGTGGCGGCGGGTGCGGCGCCGTCGGGCGGGGTGCTGCTGGTCGCGGCGACGATCGCGGCGATCACCTCGGTCGGCGCGCAGGTGATCGTGCCGTACGCGGCGGAGCTGGCCGGCCCGGAGCACCAGGCCCGCGCCGTCGGCATCGTGATGAGCGGCCTCGTGCTGGGCACCGTGGTCAGCCGGTTCCTCTCCGGTGTCCTGTCGGATCTCGCCGGCTGGCGCGCCCCGTACCTCGTGCTCGCGGCGCTGCTGGTGGCGATCACCGCGGCGCTCGCCCGCGCGCTGCCCCGCCACGATCCGGGTCGGCCGGGGCTTACCCCGTCGGGCTACCGGGAACTGCTGGCCTCGATGGCCGGGCTGGTGCGCGAGTTGCCGGTGCTGCGGCTGCGGTCGGTGCTGATCGGGCTCGCGCTCGGCTCGTTCATGGTGCAGGGGGCCGCGGTCACGTTCCTGCTCGCGGGGCCGCGGTTCGGCTGGACGCCGACGGCGATCGGCGCAATCGGGCTGCTCGGCGCGGTGGGGGCGCTCTCCGGTCCGACGATCGGGAAGTTCGTCGACCGCGGCCACGGCGCGGTGCTCACCGCGGGCGGGCTGGGGCTGCAGTCCGCGGCCTGGCTGCTGATGATCCCCGCGGGCGGCGCGATCGGCCTGCCCGCGCTGATCATCGGTCTGGCACTGATGGGCATCGGGCAGCAGGCAGCGCTGAATTCGTCTCAGGCGGTGGTCTTCTCGCTGCGACCGCAGGCGCGTGGCCGGATCAACGCGGTGTTCATGGGCACCTTCTTCCTCGGCGGCACCCTGGGCTCCGCGGCGACCGCCGCGCTCTGGCCGCTCGCCGGCTGGACCGGGGCGTGCCTGCTCGGCGCGGGCCTCGCGGCCGCGGCGCTCGTGCTCTACCTGCTCTTCCGCGGCGTCGAGCGCGCACCGTCGGCCTAG
- a CDS encoding protein phosphatase 2C domain-containing protein: MVRRWFGERREDAMSAEIATAITGEIHRAEPPWEEAGPLPGVTTFVEPPPIPEATPVSGTVDIEQVVVGDPGPQVEPRPTAERYRSVPFRPDTVVDGWSTRAVTVRAASLRGHLHRYDGAPRQDEIAVHTAPSGRVIGVVADGVSAAVHSHVGANTAVTVAVQWLMAEAPEVGAPVAWDELVRAISWQMAERGRGVLGLDEIDPQQVEQNFATTLIAAIVDPGPDGSLAVEAIGVGDSTAWVLRNGDFLPVLGGKSDGAGGIASSAVAGLPRVPAIIESVTETVLPGEVLLLGSDGIGDPLGGGQGGVGELLRSVLTPAAPSPTEFAHMLDFSRETFDDDRSLIAVWPRA; encoded by the coding sequence ATGGTGCGCCGTTGGTTCGGTGAGCGCCGCGAGGACGCGATGTCCGCGGAGATCGCGACGGCGATCACCGGGGAGATCCATCGGGCCGAGCCGCCGTGGGAGGAGGCCGGCCCGTTGCCGGGGGTGACGACGTTCGTGGAGCCGCCACCGATTCCGGAGGCGACACCGGTGTCGGGCACCGTCGACATCGAACAGGTCGTGGTGGGCGATCCCGGGCCGCAGGTCGAACCCCGTCCGACGGCGGAGCGGTACCGCTCGGTTCCCTTCCGCCCGGACACGGTGGTCGACGGGTGGAGCACCCGCGCCGTCACCGTCCGCGCCGCCTCGCTGCGCGGTCACCTGCACCGCTACGACGGTGCGCCGCGCCAGGACGAGATCGCGGTGCACACGGCACCGTCGGGTCGCGTGATCGGCGTCGTCGCGGATGGGGTCTCGGCCGCCGTGCACTCGCACGTCGGGGCCAACACCGCCGTCACCGTGGCTGTGCAGTGGTTGATGGCGGAGGCTCCCGAGGTGGGCGCGCCGGTGGCGTGGGACGAACTGGTGCGTGCGATCAGCTGGCAGATGGCCGAGCGCGGACGCGGGGTGCTGGGCCTCGACGAGATCGATCCTCAGCAGGTCGAGCAGAACTTCGCGACGACGCTGATCGCCGCCATCGTCGACCCCGGCCCGGACGGGTCGCTCGCCGTGGAGGCGATCGGTGTCGGTGATTCGACCGCCTGGGTGCTGCGGAACGGGGACTTCCTGCCCGTCCTCGGCGGCAAGTCCGACGGTGCCGGGGGCATCGCCTCCTCGGCGGTCGCCGGCCTGCCGCGCGTGCCTGCGATCATCGAATCCGTGACGGAGACGGTGCTTCCCGGCGAGGTGCTGCTCCTGGGGTCCGACGGCATCGGCGATCCGCTCGGCGGCGGACAGGGCGGCGTGGGCGAACTGCTGCGGTCGGTCCTCACACCGGCGGCGCCGTCGCCGACCGAATTCGCCCACATGCTCGACTTCTCCCGCGAGACCTTCGACGATGATCGCTCACTGATCGCGGTGTGGCCGAGGGCGTGA
- a CDS encoding endo-1,4-beta-xylanase: MRLIRRSTIPVLTGAFLAACGTPLSSPNAPFTPAESCPLPSPPLRELVAGHEKTIGTAYRSTFAANDPCYEEIAGREFGSLTTEIGTMTNTVAPEPGRFDFREADAVADLAQRRGQDFQIHSLIWDPLDQQGWGIVPAYVQKLSDPERHRFMTDLVTKVVERYAGRAAAVTVVNEPFDQRGVLQRNAWWRTTSGDQYIADAFRAARRAAPSMKLYLNEHSAETVSDKSTALYELAKRLRAETVEVTVDGRTERRPLLDGVGFQAHMLGGADQQPSTEDMRKNLRRFTDLGLDIRFTELDVRIPTDKGTATQSDLQRQAQVYSTMAGLCLESSRCTGMTVWGFTDRRSWITDYPETFSGYGSANLLDSSYAPKPAWEALRAAFR; this comes from the coding sequence ATGAGACTGATTCGGCGGTCCACGATTCCGGTGCTCACCGGGGCATTCCTCGCCGCGTGCGGCACCCCGCTCAGCTCGCCGAACGCGCCGTTCACCCCAGCCGAGTCCTGTCCCCTGCCCTCACCGCCACTGCGCGAGCTGGTGGCGGGTCACGAGAAGACGATCGGCACGGCGTACCGATCGACGTTCGCCGCGAACGATCCCTGCTACGAGGAGATCGCCGGCCGGGAGTTCGGTTCGTTGACCACCGAGATCGGCACCATGACCAACACGGTCGCGCCGGAACCGGGCCGGTTCGACTTCCGTGAGGCGGACGCCGTCGCCGATCTCGCACAGCGGCGGGGTCAGGACTTCCAGATCCATTCGCTGATCTGGGATCCTCTCGACCAGCAGGGGTGGGGCATCGTCCCCGCGTACGTGCAGAAGCTCTCCGATCCGGAGCGGCACCGGTTCATGACCGACCTGGTCACGAAGGTCGTGGAGCGATACGCGGGCCGGGCCGCCGCGGTGACGGTGGTCAACGAGCCGTTCGATCAGCGCGGTGTGCTGCAGCGCAACGCATGGTGGCGCACCACATCCGGCGATCAATACATCGCCGACGCCTTCCGCGCCGCCCGTCGGGCCGCACCGTCGATGAAGCTGTACCTCAACGAGCACAGCGCCGAGACCGTGAGCGACAAGTCGACCGCACTGTACGAGCTGGCGAAACGGCTGCGCGCCGAGACCGTGGAGGTCACAGTCGACGGCCGGACCGAGCGGCGGCCGCTCCTCGACGGCGTGGGGTTCCAGGCCCACATGCTCGGCGGCGCCGACCAGCAGCCGAGCACCGAGGACATGCGGAAGAACCTGCGGCGCTTCACCGACCTCGGTCTCGATATCCGATTCACCGAGCTCGACGTGCGCATCCCCACGGACAAGGGCACGGCGACGCAGTCCGACCTGCAGCGGCAGGCGCAGGTGTATTCGACGATGGCCGGGCTGTGCCTGGAGTCGAGTCGTTGCACCGGGATGACGGTGTGGGGCTTCACCGATCGTCGATCCTGGATCACCGACTACCCGGAGACCTTCTCCGGCTACGGCAGCGCCAACCTCCTCGACTCGTCGTACGCACCCAAGCCTGCGTGGGAGGCGCTGCGCGCCGCGTTCCGCTGA
- the sucC gene encoding ADP-forming succinate--CoA ligase subunit beta, with protein sequence MDLFEYQAKELFVKHGVPTSAGRVTDNVADARAIAEEVGKPVMVKAQVKVGGRGKAGGVKYAATPDDAERYANDILGLDIKGHVVGKLLVAEASDIAEEYYISFLLDRANRTYLAMCSVEGGVEIEVTAEENPDALAKIAVDATKGVDLAFAREIAEKGKLPAEVLDAAAVTIQKLWEVFVAEDATLVEVNPLVRTPDDQILALDGKVSLDENADFRHKDHEAFADAGSTDPLELKAKENDLNYVKLDGQVGVIGNGAGLVMSTLDVVAYAGENHGGVKPANFLDIGGGASAEVMAAGLDVILGDEQVKSVFVNVFGGITACDAVANGIVGALNTLGDTASKPLVVRLDGNKVEEGRAILAAANHPLVTLAQTMDEGADKAAELANK encoded by the coding sequence ATGGATCTCTTCGAATACCAAGCGAAGGAACTGTTCGTCAAGCACGGCGTGCCTACCTCGGCCGGCCGCGTGACGGACAACGTCGCTGACGCCCGTGCGATCGCCGAAGAAGTCGGCAAGCCGGTGATGGTCAAGGCGCAGGTGAAGGTGGGCGGCCGCGGCAAGGCCGGTGGCGTGAAGTACGCCGCGACGCCGGACGACGCGGAGCGCTACGCGAACGACATCCTGGGCCTGGACATCAAGGGGCACGTCGTCGGCAAGCTGCTGGTGGCCGAGGCGAGCGACATCGCCGAGGAGTACTACATCTCCTTCCTGCTCGATCGCGCGAACCGCACCTACCTGGCCATGTGCTCGGTCGAGGGCGGCGTGGAGATCGAGGTCACCGCGGAGGAGAACCCGGACGCGCTGGCGAAGATCGCCGTGGACGCCACCAAGGGTGTCGACCTGGCCTTCGCGCGTGAGATCGCCGAGAAGGGCAAGCTGCCCGCCGAGGTGCTCGACGCCGCGGCCGTGACCATCCAGAAGCTGTGGGAGGTCTTCGTCGCCGAGGACGCCACCCTGGTCGAGGTCAACCCGCTCGTCCGCACCCCGGACGATCAGATCCTCGCGCTCGACGGCAAGGTCTCGCTCGACGAGAACGCCGACTTCCGCCACAAGGACCACGAGGCCTTCGCCGACGCCGGCTCGACCGATCCGCTCGAGCTCAAGGCCAAGGAGAACGACCTCAACTACGTCAAGCTCGACGGTCAGGTCGGCGTCATCGGTAACGGTGCGGGCCTGGTCATGTCGACCCTCGACGTGGTCGCCTACGCCGGCGAGAACCACGGCGGCGTCAAGCCCGCCAACTTCCTCGACATCGGCGGCGGCGCCTCGGCCGAGGTCATGGCCGCCGGCCTCGACGTCATCCTCGGCGACGAGCAGGTCAAGAGCGTGTTCGTCAACGTCTTCGGTGGCATCACCGCGTGCGACGCCGTGGCCAACGGCATCGTCGGCGCCCTGAACACCCTGGGCGACACGGCCTCCAAGCCGCTCGTCGTCCGCCTCGACGGCAACAAGGTCGAGGAGGGCCGGGCGATCCTGGCCGCCGCGAACCACCCGCTGGTGACGCTCGCGCAGACCATGGACGAAGGCGCCGACAAGGCCGCCGAGCTGGCGAACAAGTAA
- a CDS encoding LysR family transcriptional regulator, with protein MELQQLRYVIAVSETLNFTRAAERCHVVQSALSHRIAALEKELGARLFDRTNRSVRLTRAGEAFLPQARAALAATERAADEVAATLGGVRGTVTVGMIPTFTVFDVVDVLRAYRAAYPEATVRLRSGASENLIEDVRTGTVDLALLGVPDGFSTAGVVAHRLAVDHLVLVVPEAERVDGPLTLAETVDRPFVDYPAGGAGRAETDQAFERAGVRRTVAFEVDRSETILELIAAGLCVGTAARETVPAGAGLAVVPLVDGPTRSQLLVHSKLLSPAARALLALMDHHVP; from the coding sequence ATGGAGCTGCAGCAACTGCGCTACGTGATCGCGGTGTCGGAGACGCTGAACTTCACCCGCGCCGCCGAGCGCTGCCACGTCGTGCAGTCCGCGCTCAGTCATCGCATCGCCGCGCTGGAGAAGGAGCTGGGCGCCCGGCTGTTCGACCGCACCAACCGCTCCGTCCGGCTCACTCGCGCCGGCGAGGCCTTCCTGCCGCAGGCGCGCGCCGCGCTCGCCGCGACCGAACGCGCCGCCGACGAGGTGGCCGCGACCCTCGGCGGGGTCCGCGGCACCGTCACCGTCGGCATGATCCCCACCTTCACGGTCTTCGACGTGGTCGACGTCCTGCGCGCCTACCGCGCCGCCTACCCCGAGGCGACCGTCCGGCTGCGCAGCGGCGCCAGCGAGAACCTCATCGAGGACGTGCGGACCGGCACCGTCGATCTCGCGCTGCTCGGTGTCCCCGACGGCTTCTCCACCGCGGGGGTCGTCGCGCACCGGCTCGCCGTCGACCACCTGGTCCTCGTGGTTCCCGAGGCCGAGCGGGTCGACGGTCCGCTCACCCTCGCCGAGACCGTCGACCGCCCGTTCGTCGACTATCCCGCCGGGGGAGCGGGCCGCGCCGAGACCGACCAGGCCTTCGAGCGCGCGGGCGTCCGGCGCACCGTCGCCTTCGAGGTGGACCGGTCCGAGACCATCCTGGAACTGATCGCCGCGGGGCTGTGCGTCGGGACGGCCGCGCGGGAGACCGTTCCCGCCGGTGCCGGGCTCGCCGTCGTGCCCCTCGTCGACGGTCCGACCCGCTCCCAGCTGCTGGTGCACTCGAAGCTGCTGAGCCCCGCGGCCCGCGCCCTACTGGCCCTCATGGACCACCACGTTCCGTGA
- the sucD gene encoding succinate--CoA ligase subunit alpha produces the protein MAIFLTKDNKVIVQGITGGEGTKHTALMLKAGTNVVGGVNARKAGTTVKHTDKDGNEIELPVFGSVAEAMEKTGADTSIAFVPPAFSKDAIVEAIDAEIPLLVVITEGIPVQDSAYAWAYNVDKGGKTRIIGPNCPGIITPGEALVGITPANITGTGPVGLVSKSGTLTYQMMYELRDFGFSTAIGIGGDPVIGTTHIDAIEAFEKDPNTKLIVMIGEIGGDAEERAAAYIKENVTKPVVGYVAGFTAPEGKTMGHAGAIVSGSSGTATAKKEALEAAGVKVGKTPSETAALAREILQSL, from the coding sequence ATGGCTATCTTCCTGACCAAGGACAACAAGGTCATCGTCCAGGGCATCACCGGCGGCGAGGGCACCAAGCACACCGCGCTGATGCTCAAGGCGGGCACCAACGTGGTCGGCGGCGTGAACGCGCGCAAGGCCGGCACGACGGTCAAGCACACCGACAAGGACGGCAACGAGATCGAGCTCCCCGTCTTCGGCTCCGTCGCCGAGGCGATGGAGAAGACCGGCGCCGACACCTCGATCGCCTTCGTGCCGCCGGCGTTCTCCAAGGACGCCATCGTCGAGGCCATCGACGCCGAGATCCCGCTCCTGGTGGTCATCACCGAGGGCATCCCCGTGCAGGACTCCGCGTACGCGTGGGCCTACAACGTGGACAAGGGCGGCAAGACCCGCATCATCGGCCCGAACTGCCCCGGCATCATCACCCCGGGCGAGGCCCTCGTCGGCATCACCCCGGCCAACATCACCGGCACCGGCCCCGTCGGCCTGGTGTCGAAGTCGGGCACGCTGACCTACCAGATGATGTACGAGCTGCGCGATTTCGGCTTCTCGACCGCCATCGGCATCGGCGGCGACCCGGTGATCGGCACCACCCACATCGACGCCATCGAGGCGTTCGAGAAGGACCCGAACACCAAGCTCATCGTCATGATCGGCGAGATCGGCGGCGACGCCGAGGAGCGCGCCGCGGCGTACATCAAGGAGAACGTCACCAAGCCCGTCGTGGGCTACGTGGCCGGCTTCACCGCTCCCGAGGGCAAGACCATGGGCCACGCCGGCGCCATCGTCTCCGGCTCGTCGGGCACGGCCACCGCGAAGAAGGAGGCCCTCGAGGCCGCCGGCGTCAAGGTGGGCAAGACCCCCTCCGAGACCGCCGCTCTCGCCCGCGAGATCCTGCAGTCGCTGTAA
- a CDS encoding LppX_LprAFG lipoprotein, with amino-acid sequence MTRTSRPALVAASTALAFTLALTGCSDKGGSSAASDTTASAVAADTDASALLRSAAEASKKVTSAHFVVEVAGTVPNLPITKVDGDLQVKPVTRATGTATVDIGGTSEGKFTYTDGHMYAALMGDKYVDYGDGASIYDVSALFDEKKGLPNILTKVTGAKAAGSETIDGQETTKITGTAPATEIAAISGSRVDPDKSVPVPTTVWVQSSGEQQVVRIQVKPSDDGTVTLTFSKWGQKVTVTKPDVTPIEATDKPEAGESLPR; translated from the coding sequence ATGACGCGCACATCCCGCCCCGCCCTCGTCGCGGCCTCGACGGCGCTCGCGTTCACGCTCGCCCTCACCGGCTGCTCGGACAAGGGCGGCTCGTCCGCCGCCTCCGACACCACCGCGTCCGCGGTCGCGGCCGACACGGATGCCTCGGCCCTGCTCCGCTCCGCCGCCGAGGCGTCGAAGAAGGTCACCAGCGCCCACTTCGTCGTGGAGGTGGCCGGCACGGTTCCCAACCTCCCCATCACCAAGGTCGACGGTGACCTCCAGGTCAAGCCCGTCACCCGGGCGACCGGTACCGCCACCGTCGACATCGGTGGCACGTCCGAGGGGAAGTTCACCTACACCGACGGCCACATGTACGCCGCGCTGATGGGCGACAAGTACGTCGACTACGGCGACGGCGCCTCCATCTACGACGTCTCCGCCCTCTTCGACGAGAAGAAGGGCCTCCCGAACATCCTGACCAAGGTCACCGGCGCGAAGGCCGCCGGCAGCGAGACGATCGACGGCCAGGAGACCACGAAGATCACCGGCACCGCGCCCGCCACCGAGATCGCCGCGATCTCCGGCTCGCGCGTCGACCCCGACAAGAGCGTTCCCGTCCCGACCACCGTCTGGGTGCAGTCGTCCGGTGAGCAGCAGGTCGTGCGGATCCAGGTCAAGCCGTCCGACGACGGGACCGTGACCCTCACCTTCTCGAAGTGGGGGCAGAAGGTCACCGTCACCAAGCCGGACGTGACCCCGATCGAGGCCACCGACAAGCCCGAGGCCGGCGAATCGCTCCCCCGCTGA
- a CDS encoding vWA domain-containing protein: MMEPRGALLPMYFVADESGSMAPHIHELNEGLVSLQDAMQVESFAAAKIRFSVIGFADDAVTYLEPADLRTLPQMPMFQPRGLTSYQSAFDQIGYRISIDVPRLKSEGYQVHRPAVFFLTDGVPNPHEDWRAARTYMLAQPAAPNVLAFGIGEADAATIVEVATQPHFAFIRSQGVDTGAAISEFMTQLTQSVIASGNALAGGAGELQLERPEGFSLAVDYV; encoded by the coding sequence ATGATGGAACCGAGGGGCGCGCTGCTCCCGATGTACTTCGTAGCGGACGAGTCGGGATCGATGGCTCCGCACATCCACGAGCTCAACGAGGGCCTCGTCTCGCTGCAGGACGCGATGCAGGTCGAGTCCTTCGCGGCGGCCAAGATCCGGTTCTCGGTCATCGGCTTCGCCGACGATGCGGTGACCTACCTCGAACCCGCGGATCTGCGCACACTCCCGCAGATGCCGATGTTCCAGCCGCGCGGTCTCACGTCGTACCAGTCGGCCTTCGACCAGATCGGCTACCGCATCTCGATCGATGTGCCGCGGCTGAAGTCGGAGGGGTATCAGGTGCACCGGCCCGCGGTCTTCTTCCTGACCGACGGTGTCCCCAATCCGCATGAGGACTGGCGCGCCGCGCGGACGTACATGCTGGCGCAGCCGGCTGCGCCGAACGTGTTGGCCTTCGGGATCGGCGAGGCCGATGCAGCGACCATCGTGGAAGTCGCCACCCAGCCGCACTTCGCGTTCATCCGTTCGCAGGGAGTCGACACCGGCGCGGCGATCAGCGAGTTCATGACGCAGTTGACGCAATCCGTGATCGCTTCGGGGAACGCGCTCGCGGGTGGGGCCGGTGAGCTCCAACTCGAGCGGCCGGAGGGCTTCAGCCTCGCCGTCGACTACGTCTGA
- a CDS encoding DUF5336 domain-containing protein: MTYSGGGYGQQPGQGGYGQPDYSQQGYGQQGFGQPGQQGYGQQGYGQPGQQPAQQGGYGQPAQQGGGYGQQPDYSQQGYGQQGYGQGYPQQGYGQQGGYGGYQQAPAAPSKPLDLALVLSIATAALGVITFLLGFLNFAEATNPLTGRTLGASGFDHQGLISLALVLAAGVAAGLSLIAKGNTGRTPAAALAVSGFITLLFGSFSWESIAVGFWIALVFSLFTAVAAVMLVLVDAGIMKNPAAEAAAQTASADATATAAATATTATEAPSSPSVPSAAPVQQEQQAPQSQAQSQWPSYGGYQSPASSGYQASTPSTPSTPAPATTGFPAPSAPSNPGASASGDEVTTAFGQASASGTPSYGTPSTPQYGSHSADDENKPQGQ, translated from the coding sequence ATGACCTACTCAGGTGGAGGGTACGGACAGCAGCCGGGCCAGGGGGGCTACGGGCAGCCGGACTACTCGCAGCAGGGCTACGGCCAGCAGGGCTTCGGCCAGCCGGGGCAGCAGGGCTACGGCCAGCAGGGTTACGGCCAGCCCGGTCAGCAGCCCGCGCAGCAGGGCGGTTACGGCCAGCCCGCGCAGCAGGGCGGCGGCTACGGCCAGCAGCCCGACTACTCGCAGCAGGGCTACGGCCAGCAGGGCTACGGCCAGGGCTACCCGCAGCAGGGCTACGGCCAGCAGGGCGGCTACGGCGGCTACCAGCAGGCGCCGGCCGCGCCGTCGAAGCCGCTCGACCTGGCGCTGGTGCTCTCCATCGCGACCGCCGCGCTCGGCGTCATCACGTTCCTGCTCGGCTTCCTCAACTTCGCTGAGGCCACCAACCCGCTCACCGGCCGCACGCTGGGTGCCAGCGGTTTCGACCACCAGGGCCTGATCTCGCTCGCGCTGGTGCTGGCCGCCGGCGTTGCCGCGGGGCTGAGCCTGATCGCGAAGGGCAACACCGGGCGCACCCCGGCCGCCGCGCTCGCCGTGTCCGGCTTCATCACGCTGCTCTTCGGCAGCTTCTCGTGGGAGTCGATCGCCGTCGGCTTCTGGATCGCGCTGGTCTTCTCGCTGTTCACCGCGGTCGCCGCGGTGATGCTGGTGCTCGTCGACGCGGGCATCATGAAGAACCCGGCCGCCGAGGCCGCCGCCCAGACGGCGTCCGCCGATGCGACCGCCACGGCCGCCGCGACCGCGACCACCGCCACTGAGGCGCCGTCGAGCCCGTCCGTCCCGTCCGCCGCACCGGTCCAGCAGGAGCAGCAGGCGCCGCAGTCGCAGGCCCAGTCGCAGTGGCCCTCCTACGGCGGCTACCAGTCGCCGGCCTCGTCGGGCTACCAGGCCTCCACGCCCTCGACCCCGTCGACCCCGGCTCCGGCCACCACGGGCTTCCCGGCGCCGAGCGCACCGTCGAACCCGGGCGCCTCGGCCTCCGGCGACGAGGTGACCACGGCGTTCGGCCAGGCCTCGGCCTCGGGCACGCCGTCCTACGGCACCCCGTCGACCCCGCAGTACGGCTCGCACTCGGCCGACGACGAGAACAAGCCGCAGGGTCAGTAG
- a CDS encoding DUF4189 domain-containing protein → MMTFTKKAVVAAVATASVAGGIQIAAAPTAGAAAYNFGAIAVASNGATGRSWDYPSRSAAERAALNSCGWGSCRVLASFANGCGAVAETRTSFQGGTGRSLYAAQRSATSLAGGGFIKVWVCTSGHL, encoded by the coding sequence ATGATGACGTTCACCAAGAAGGCGGTCGTCGCCGCCGTCGCCACCGCGAGCGTGGCCGGAGGCATCCAGATCGCCGCGGCGCCCACCGCCGGCGCCGCCGCGTACAACTTCGGCGCCATCGCCGTCGCCAGTAACGGCGCGACGGGCCGCTCGTGGGACTACCCGTCCCGCTCCGCCGCCGAGCGCGCCGCGCTCAACTCCTGCGGCTGGGGCAGCTGCCGCGTGCTCGCCTCGTTCGCGAACGGCTGCGGCGCCGTGGCCGAGACCCGTACCAGCTTCCAGGGCGGCACCGGCCGCTCGCTCTACGCCGCGCAGCGCAGCGCCACCTCCCTCGCCGGCGGCGGGTTCATCAAGGTCTGGGTGTGCACGTCGGGTCACCTGTGA